The segment CGACTACTCGTTCGGATTTGGCGCCAATGTGGAAGCCTCGCCCGTGCCGTTCATGCCGTCGTTCGGGCTGACGCTCCCGATATGGCGCGACAAGATTCGGGCCGAAATCTCACAGGGACAGGCGGGCGTGGGAGCGGCGCGCGCGAGGTTGTCCGCGGAAGAGCTCGAGCTCGCGGTCAGATTCGCCGAAACCGCGTTCTCCTGGCGCGAGACCGACCGCAACGTGCGGCTGTACAGCGACCGCCTGATCCCGAAAGCGAAGGCATCGCTCGAATCGGCGCGCGCGGGATATACCAGCGGCATAACCGATTTTCTCGATCTTCTCGATGCCGAGAAAACGCTTCTCGATTATCGGCTGGCGCATGCTTCAGCCGAGGGCCGGCGCGAAATCGTTCTGGCGGAAATGTCGCTCGTGATTTTGGGGCGGTGGCCCGAGGGAGTGCTGAACATGCTGGGGCCGGATATCGTGAATGATTCCACTGCCGCGCGGCAGGTTAAAAAGGGGAAGAACAAATGAACGAATCGGAAGAAAGAAAGCTTAATACTCCAGTCGATGAATCGCGGCATCAGCGGCTGGATTGGCTCAGGAAGCACAAGGAGCTGTTGTGGGGCGGGATTCTCCTGTTCGGCGCCATCATGTTCCTGATCGGCTATTACGGCGCGCGCTCCGGCCCGGTACCCGCGCCACATGTCGGCACCGAGGCGCACGCGGAGGAGGAGAACATCCGCTACTGGACGTGCTCGATGCATCCGCATATCCAGATGCCGGAGCCGGGAAAATGCCCCATCTGCTTCATGGATCTGGTGCCGGTCTATGAAAGCTCGCGCAGCAGCGGGATGGACGGTCCGGTGCTCGCGCTTTCCGAGACGGCGCGCGAATTGGCGGAAATCGAGACTACTCCGGTCGAGCATCGGCCGCTGACGAAGACCGTGCGGATGGTGGGCAAGATCGACTACGACGAGACCAGGCTCGCGCATGTATCCGCCTGGATCGGCGGTCGCATCGACAAGCTGCACGTCAATTACCTCGGTGTCCGCGTCAACAAAGGCGATCCGCTGATCTACCTGTATTCGCCTGAATTGCGTACGGCCCAGGAGGAATACATGATCGCCGACCGGCGCTGGAGAGAGGCGACAGAAGCGGGCGACGAGCACGAGATCGAATCGGCGCTCGCCGTGAAAGATGCGATCAAGAAAAAAATGGAGCTCTGGGGAATCCTTCCGGCACAGATCGAGAGGATCGGCGCCAACGGCGGCCCCGACGACCACATGACGATCTACGCGCCCTCGAGCGGCACAGTGATCGCGCGCGAAGCGTTCGAGGGCAAGTACGTTCAGCCGGGCGAGCGCCTTTTCACCATTGTGGACCTGTCGGAGGTGTGGGCGAACCTCGATGCGTACGAAATCGACCTCAGTTCGCTGCGGATCGGCCAGATCGTGGAATTCGAGACCGACGTGTTCCCCGGCGAGACGTTCAAGGGGAAGATCACCTTCATTCAGCCCGTCCTTAATGAGAATACGCGCAGCGTGAAGGTTCGGGTGAACGTCGCGAATCCCGATGAGCGCCTGAAGCCCGGCATGTATGCCCGCGCCCGGCTCGAGGCCCCGGTCGACAATTCCGGAAAAATAGTGAAGACCAGCGCCAGGCAAAACCGCGCACTCACCGTTCCCGCAACCGCTCCGCTGCTCACAGGAAAAAGAGCGGTGGTCTACGTCGAGGAATTTGTGAATAACGAGCCCGTGTATGTGGGGCGTCAAGTCGAATTGGGACCGCGAGCGGGGGATTATTACCTCGTTCTGGCTGGTCTGAACGAGGGCGAGCGCGTGGTGACCCGCGGCAACTTCAAAATCGATTCCGCCTTGCAGATACAGGCCAAGCCGAGCATGATGAAGCCCGAGGGCGGCGGCGGACCGGCGGGACACCAGCATGGCGCCGTCGTTGCGCAGGCCGATACCCACAAAGAGCATTCCGCCAAACCCGCAACCCCGAACCCGTCTCCCGATGCCAAACGGCTGCCCCCGATACCGGAAATGAAGCCGGTGCTGGCGGCTTATCTCGAGCTGGGTTCGGCGCTGGCCGCTGACAATACAAAAGCGGCGGCATCTGCTTTTGACGCAATGAGGAAGGCGTTCGCAAACGTAGACCCTCATTCCCAGAGCGGAGAAGCGCATGACCGCTTCGCGCCGATTGCGCAGGAATTGCAATCGGCGATCCCCGCCGAGACCCCAAAAGATATTACGCAGCAAAGAGCCGCCTTTGCCTCGATTTCGAGTCCGATGGGCGATTACCTGGGCGCATTCAAACAGGATCTTGACTCGCCACTCTTCGAAACGTTTTGCTTCATGGCCTTCGGCGGCAAGGGCGGCACGTGGTATCAGAAAGGGCGCCAGATCAACAATCCGTACTGGGGCGAAACCATGCTTCGCTGCGGCGAGATCAAGTGCGAGATTAATTGATGAATAACGCATCGCTTCAGAATTTGCGAGAGAGTTGACCGCAAGATGAACATCCAAGAGAATCGCTCCGGCAATCCCGAAGTGAAAGGCTGGATAAACCAGACGATCAGGTTCTGTCTGGAGAACAAGCTGATCGTTTTCCTCCTCCTCGCGTTTCTTCTGGGCTGGGGCATCTACGTCATGCCGTTCGACCGCGACTCGGATTTCTTCCCGAGCGATCCGATTCCGGTGGACGCGATCCCGGACATCGGTGAAAACCAGCAGATCGTCTTCACCGAATGGCCCGGCCGGTCGCCGCAGGACGTCGAGGACCAGGTAACGTATCCCCTCACCATTTCTCTGCAGGGCATCCCGGGCGTCAAATCGATTCGCAGCTATTCGATGTTCGGATTCTCGACGGTCTACGTGATCTTTAAGGACGGCATTGATTTCTACTGGTCGCGCTCGCGCCTGCTCGAGCGGCTGAACGTGGCCCAGCAAGACTTGCCGGAGGGAGTGATTCCGTCGCTCGGCCCCGACGCCACCGCTCTGGGCCAAATCTTCTGGTATACCGTCGAGGCCAAGGGGTTCGACCTGCAGGAGCTTCGCTCGATCCAGGACTGGTACATCCGCTACGCGCTGCAGTCGACAGAAGGCGTCAGCGAGGTCGCCTCCATCGGCGGCTACGTCAAGGAATATCAGATCGACGTGAACCCCGACTCGATGCGCGCTCACGGTGTCATGCTCCAGGACGTTTTCTCCGCCGTCAGAAAGGCAAACATCGACGTCGGGGCCGAAACCATCGAGTTCAACGGAGTCGAATATCTCATTCGCGGAAAAGGGTTCATCAAGAACCTGACCGATATCGAAAACATCTTGCTAAAAACCAATGACGGCGTCCCCATCTACGTGAAGAACGTCGGGACCGCCGTTCTCGGGCCGGCGCTGCGCCGCGGCGTGCTCGATAAAGAGGGCGCCGAAGTTGTCGGCGGCGTGGTCATCGTTCGCTATGGCGAGAATCCGCTCGAGGTCATTGGGCGCCTCAAAGAAAAAATAAGCGAAATCCATGTGGGCCTTCCCAAAAAGACGCTCGCGGACGGCAGCGTTTCGCAGGTGCAGATCGTCCCGTTTTATGATCGCACCGATCTCATTCATCAGACCCTCGAGACCCTGAACGACGCGCTAATCGAGGAAGTGCTCATAACGTGCTTTGTCGTCTTCATTCTTCTCGCGCATTTCCGATCGAACATCCTGATCTCGGCGAATCTGCCGATCGCGGTGCTGACCGCCTTCATCCTGATGAGCATCTTCAAGGTGGACTCGAACCTGATGAGCCTGGGCGGCATCGCGATCGCGATCGGCACGATGGTCGACATGGGAATCATCCTCTGCGAGAACATCGTCAGACATTTTGATGAAGCG is part of the Candidatus Abyssobacteria bacterium SURF_5 genome and harbors:
- a CDS encoding efflux RND transporter periplasmic adaptor subunit, with the translated sequence MNESEERKLNTPVDESRHQRLDWLRKHKELLWGGILLFGAIMFLIGYYGARSGPVPAPHVGTEAHAEEENIRYWTCSMHPHIQMPEPGKCPICFMDLVPVYESSRSSGMDGPVLALSETARELAEIETTPVEHRPLTKTVRMVGKIDYDETRLAHVSAWIGGRIDKLHVNYLGVRVNKGDPLIYLYSPELRTAQEEYMIADRRWREATEAGDEHEIESALAVKDAIKKKMELWGILPAQIERIGANGGPDDHMTIYAPSSGTVIAREAFEGKYVQPGERLFTIVDLSEVWANLDAYEIDLSSLRIGQIVEFETDVFPGETFKGKITFIQPVLNENTRSVKVRVNVANPDERLKPGMYARARLEAPVDNSGKIVKTSARQNRALTVPATAPLLTGKRAVVYVEEFVNNEPVYVGRQVELGPRAGDYYLVLAGLNEGERVVTRGNFKIDSALQIQAKPSMMKPEGGGGPAGHQHGAVVAQADTHKEHSAKPATPNPSPDAKRLPPIPEMKPVLAAYLELGSALAADNTKAAASAFDAMRKAFANVDPHSQSGEAHDRFAPIAQELQSAIPAETPKDITQQRAAFASISSPMGDYLGAFKQDLDSPLFETFCFMAFGGKGGTWYQKGRQINNPYWGETMLRCGEIKCEIN